GGGATGGATGCAGGCACTTTTCTTGGTATAGGCTCCATGGATACTTACAGGCGAGATAATTATATGACTAAAATCTTTAATAAATGGGGTATCGCACAAGCCAATAATACTGAGAAAACTAATCTCGCATACAAAGTTCAGCAGGTTTTAGAAAGCAGAATAGCTGCTTATCAATTGCCAGAGCGCAGTGCTGCTCAGAAAAAGCTATTGCAGCCGTATTTACCATCTCAGTGCCAATACAGATGAAGCCTGATTTTAGGATTGAACCTTAAAGATAAAAGTATTCGCAGGATATAACTGACATAAACTCCATGTCTTCAGCGTAAACTTTCTGGAATTGTGTTAAGTGCTTTATCTTTTAATCCTGCTTTTTTGTAAGCTGTTCCTAAAGCATATCTAAATACCATCATATCCTGGTCCATTTTTCTAGCTCTAGTAGGACCTTTTTCCAAAGCTTCAATTGCTAAATCTGGTTTATCTATCTCTACAAAACAACTACCAATAAGGGAGATAATCTGAACATTTTCTTTTAATTCTTCTGGTAAAGATTGAAGGATTGGCAGTGCCTCTCTGGGTTTTTCAGAGGCTAACAGGCTAATGGCATAATCAATTTTTGTTGCATAGTCATCTGGGTTAACTTCAAATATATTCAGATATAGCTTTTCTTGTATTAAAGAAATAATGAACAATAACCTGGTTGTTAAGTTTATCAATTTCAAACACAAGCTTGAATTGACCCTGTATTAAGTAGTAGAAAAGATCACCTTTCTTAGCTTTTAAGGCACCAAACCCAGGATTATGTTTTAAAGTCTGGGTAAGATGGAAATCGAGTTCAACTGCGACTTTTTCAGCAAAAGTTTCATTCTTTTGGGACCAAAAGTCGAGCTCTGTAAAAATTTCTAGACTTACTTTAGAAGGAACAATTACATTATACATCTGTCGGTTCTCCCTTTTTAAGGTAAGTTTCCTTGAGCTCATTGAGTAGGTTAGTGTTATCATTTTTAATATATCTACTTAATTGTTTAGAAAGATCTGTTCCAGACTGGAAGTGGCCTTTTGCAATATCCATTTTGTTTTCTGAAAGTCGTTTATAAAGCTGTAACTCCATTTCTTTTTCTTGAAACAATTCAATACTCATAACAATCAAGTCACCTTCACCATTTTTAGTTAAGACAATTGGTTCATGATTTTGTTTTGCAAAGTCAGCAATCTTCGAGTACTTATTTCTTAAATCGGCACTTGGAATGATTCTATACATATTAACATCAACCTTTCAGGTCAGTTTATATCATAATTATATCACAATTATATCGTAAGTAAAATGAGAAAAGCATTTAAAATCATAACTGAGGTGGATTTAATCGGCCTCGGTTTTTTATTATAGAAAAAATTTAGATTTTTAGCCAACCTGATAGCATGTGAACAGCATTAGAGGAGAACGGTGAAACGACCATTTATCTATTACGATTAACATTTTCTTACTATTTATGGTATACTAGTGCTAAAGGGGTGGTTCTAATATGAATACTTCTAGAAATATCTTATTAAGATTAATTAACGAAATACCTGAGAGTCAAATTCCAGATGTTATAGACTTTATTCTCTTCCTTAAGCTAAAAAAGGATAGGGAATTATTTAGAGACTTAGAACTGGTAAGTGAAAGCAGTATGGATTTTTGGAATAATGACATTGATGATGAGGTATGGAATAATGTATAAACAAGGGGATATATTATTAGTGCCAATCCCCTTTAGTGATTTATCATCTACAAAAAAGCGTCCAGTATTGGTAATATCTAATTGCGACTACAATAGTAGGACAAGCGATGTAGTTGTTGTTGCAATAACATCTAATATTATTACAAGAGACTACACTATTCTGTTTTCGGCAGAAGACTTAATTGAAGGAACATTGAAGGTGAATTCCTGTATTAGGGTAGATAAGATTTACAGTATTTCTCAAGATATTGTATTAAATAAGTTTGGATCTGTTAATGAAGATGTCATAAATAAAACAATAGCTAAATTAATTGAACTGATTAGAAATTAATGGTGAAGTAATATGCATAATAATTATCTAATCAAATTGCTTTGCTCCAAGAACTATGAGATGCATTTCTAGCGCTGCTGGGAGCGCGCGCCTGACTGGCAGTCAAGAGGTCATGGGTTCAAGTCCCATTATCTCCACCGAATTTTGTAAATTAGCTGAGGTCGATTTAATCGATCTCATTTTTTTTATAATACAGTAGTTATGCACTTCCAGGATAATAATCCCAGTTCCATAACCTTAGTGATAAAAATTTTGGCCAAAATTTATCAATAATCCTTGCAAAGCGNNNNNNNNNNNNNNNNNNNNNNNNNNNNNNNNNNNNNNNNNNNNNNNNNNNNNNNNNNNNNNNNNNNNNNNNNNNNNNNNNNNNNNNNNNNNNNNNNNNNNNNNNNNNNNNNNNNNNNNNNNNNNNNNNNNNNNNNNNNNNNNNNNNNNNNNNNNNNNNNNNNNNNNNNNNNNNNNNNNNNNNNNNNNNNNNNNNNNNNNNNNNNNNNNNNNNNNNNNNNNNNNNNNNNNNNNNNNNNNNNNNNNNNNNNNNNNNNNNNNNNNNNNNNNNNNNNNNNNNNNNNNNNNNNNNNNNNNNNNNNNNNNNNNNNNNNNNNNNNNNNNNNNNNNNNNNNNNNNNNNNNNNNNNNNNNNNNNNNNNNNNNNNNNNNNNNNNNNNNNNNNNNNNNNNNNNNNNNNNNNNNNNNNNNNNNNNNNNNNNNNNNNNNNNNNNNNNNNNNNNNNNNNNNNNNNNNNNNNNNNNNNNNNNNNNNNNNNNNNNNNNNNNNNNNNNNNNNNNNNNNNNNNNNNNNNNNNNNNNNNNNNNNNNNNNNNNNNNNNNNNNNNNNNNNNNNNNNNNNNNNNNNNNNNNNNNNNNNNNNNNNNNNNNNNNNNNNNNNNNNNNNNNNNNNNNNNNNNNNNNNNNNNNNNNNNNNNNNNNNNNNNNNNNNNNNNNNNNNNNNNNNNNNNNNNNNNNNNNNNNNNNNNNNNNNNNNNNNNNNNNNNNNNNNNNNNNNNNNNNNNNNNNNNNNNNNNNNNNNNNNNNNNNNNNNNNNNNNNNNNNNNNNNNNNNNNNNNNNNNNNNNNNNNNNNNNNNNNNNNNNNNNNNNNNNNNNNNNNNNNNNNNNNNNNNNNNNNNNNNNNNNNNNNNNNNNNNNNNNNNNNNNNNNNNNNNNNNNNNNNNNNNNNNNNNNNNNNNNNNNNNNNNNNNNNNNNNNNNNNNNNNNNNNNNNNNNNNNNNNNNNNNNNNNNNNNNNNNNNNNNNNNNNNNNNNNNNNNNNNNNNNNNNNNNNNNNNNNNNNNNNNNNNNNNNNNNNNNNNNNNNNNNNNNNNNNNNNNNNNNNNNNNNNNNNNNNNNNNNNNNNNNNNNNNNNNNNNNNNNNNNNNNNNNNNNNNNNNNNNNNNNNNNNNNNNNNNNNNNNNNNNNNNNNNNNNNNNNNNNNNNNNNNNNNNNNNNNNNNNNNNNNNNNNNNNNNNNNNNNNNNNNNNNNNNNNNNNNNNNNNNNNNNNNNNNNNNNNNNNNNNNNNNNNNNNNNNNNNNNNNNNNNNNNNNNNNNNNNNNNNNNNCGTAGCTCTTTTAACATCTCTATAGCAAGATTGAGTTTGGTTTGTTTTTCATTATCCTGGTCTTTTTTAACCCAGAAACGCCACAACATAGGATATTCAAGGCCGTTTTTTAAGACAGCTAGAGTCGATACAAGATTAATGCACCATACATGTCGCTTATCTGAACTATCAAAAAGCCAACAGAGAAAGGGGATTTTTTTACCATAAGGATGTTCAATTTTAGTATCGTCTAAGGCAATTATATCACCGTCGGTCAACCGGGTCTCTGTACGTTCCTGCAGTCTAGAAATTCTACCAATAGAGAACTGAAGCCACTGAAAAGGCTTAGACAGGAACCGGCTAAAAGCACTCTGCGAGATTAATTGCCCGGAAAGAAGCTGTTTTAAGAAAGGGGCATCCGCTGAAAACTTAGCATTTTGATTTGCAGAGCTCGCATTACTTACCAGACCACAGATGTAGGCAAAAGCCAAAAGCCATGTTGGAACCCCGGAGTGCTTACGGATTCCTGTTTGAGAAAAGAGCAAAGAAAGATCAAACAAATCCCAGATGGTCTTAAGTACTGGAATCCCGGCACCTTGACCGTGGTCCTTCTCTTTGAAAGTTGGTTTACACAGTTTTTTCATTTGCATCACCCATATCGTTAGGGCATGGTAAATAATACCATCCATTTCGATTATGGGGACATTTTGCAATTGTCAAGTGTTTTTGGGATTATCTGGTTGCATTTTGAAAATATTTTTGGATTATGCTTTGGTGTTATTTTCCATCAACTGCATAAGTCCTGTAAATAATTTGTAATGTAATAACCATTTTGACTAATAAGAAATGTTTAATAAATAAGGCGTAGAGTCTTTTAAAGAAATCTAAAGGTGAAAAATTGGGGCGCATCTTCTAGTCAAGTGGCAGCGCGCCTGACTGGCAGTCAGGAGGTCATGGGTTCAAGTCCCATTATCTCCACCAAATTTTGTAAATTAGCTGAGGTCGATATAATTCGGCCTCAGTTTTTTATTATAGAACGAGTACTCATTTTTTGTGTTTGGCGGGAGTATCCCATAAACTCCATGTCTTCAGCGTAAACTTTCTGGAATTGTGTTAAGTGCTTTATCTTTTAATCCTGCTTTTTTGTAAGCTGTTCCTAAAGCATATCTAAATACCATCATATCCTGGTCCATTTTTCTAGCTCTAGTAGGACCTTTTTCCAAAGCTTCAATTGCTAAATCTGGTTTATCTATCTCTACAAAACAACTACCAATAAGGGAGATAATCTGAACATTTTCTTTTAATTCTTCTGGTAAAGATTGAAGGATTGGCAGTGCCTCTCTGGGTTTTTCAGAGGCTAACAGGCTAATGGCATAATCAATTTTTGTTGCATAGTCATCTGGGTTAACTTCAAATATATTCAGATATAGCTTTTCTTGTATTAAAGAAATAATGAACAATAACCTGGTTGTTAAGTTTATCAATTTCAAACACAAGCTTGAATTGACCCTGTATTAAGTAGTAGAAAAGATCACCTTTCTTAGCTTTTAAGGCACCAAACCCAGGATTATGTTTTAAAGTCTGGGTAAGATGGAAATCGAGTTCAACTGCGACTTTTTCAGCAAAAGTTTCATTCTTTTGGGACCAAAAGTCGAGCTCTGTAAAAATTTCTAGACTTACTTTAGAAGGAACAATTACATTATACATCTGTCGGTTCTCCCTTTTTAAGGTAAGTTTCCTTGAGCTCATTGAGTAGGTTAGTGTTATCATTTTTAATATATCTACTTAATTGTTTAGAAAGATCTGTTCCAGACTGGAAGTGGCCTTTTGCAATATCCATTTTGTTTTCTGAAAGTCGTTTATAAAGCTGTAACTCCATTTCTTTTTCTTGAAACAATTCAATACTCATAACAATCAAGTCACCTTCACCATTTTTAGTTAAGACAATTGGTTCATGATTTTGTTTTGCAAAGTCAGCAATCTTCGAGTACTTATTTCTTAAATCGGCACTTGGAATGATTCTATACATATTAACATCAACCTTTCAGGTCAGTTTATATCATAATTATATCACAATTATATCGTAAGTAAAATGAGAAAAGCATTTAAAATCATAACTGAGGTGGATTTAATCGGCCTCAGTTTTTTATTATGACATTGATGATGAGGTATGGAATAATGTAGGTGGAGTCTCCTTAATAAATTCTATTTTTTGGTAATAATTCCAATAGTGCAACGTGATATACAAATCTTTTTATCATGCTCATCTACAATCTCAATCTGCCATACCATTGTTGATTTTCCTCTATGTATTGGTGTAGCTATTGCCTTAACAATACCACTTTTTTTACTTGATAGGTGGTTAGCATTAATTTCTATTCCAAAGGCTGTTTGTGTTTCAGGATCTACATTTAAATATGCCCCAATACTTGCTGCAGATTCTGCTAGAACAACAGATGCACCTCCGTGAAGCAAACCCATTGGCTGCCTGGTTTTAGGACCAACAGGCATACTTAATACAACACGCTCAGGATTGAGATCGACAATTTTTATATCTAATGTTTCAAGAATTGTATTTTCTAAATTCATGTGTTTCCCCACTTATCTTTTTAAATTAGTGTAAGACAAATGCTATGTCTTGTCAATTTTCTTCAATACCCAATCTA
The DNA window shown above is from Desulfitibacter alkalitolerans DSM 16504 and carries:
- a CDS encoding type II toxin-antitoxin system PemK/MazF family toxin, whose product is MYKQGDILLVPIPFSDLSSTKKRPVLVISNCDYNSRTSDVVVVAITSNIITRDYTILFSAEDLIEGTLKVNSCIRVDKIYSISQDIVLNKFGSVNEDVINKTIAKLIELIRN
- a CDS encoding tetratricopeptide repeat protein produces the protein MFIISLIQEKLYLNIFEVNPDDYATKIDYAISLLASEKPREALPILQSLPEELKENVQIISLIGSCFVEIDKPDLAIEALEKGPTRARKMDQDMMVFRYALGTAYKKAGLKDKALNTIPESLR
- a CDS encoding hotdog fold thioesterase, whose protein sequence is MNLENTILETLDIKIVDLNPERVVLSMPVGPKTRQPMGLLHGGASVVLAESAASIGAYLNVDPETQTAFGIEINANHLSSKKSGIVKAIATPIHRGKSTMVWQIEIVDEHDKKICISRCTIGIITKK
- a CDS encoding type II toxin-antitoxin system Phd/YefM family antitoxin, with the translated sequence MYRIIPSADLRNKYSKIADFAKQNHEPIVLTKNGEGDLIVMSIELFQEKEMELQLYKRLSENKMDIAKGHFQSGTDLSKQLSRYIKNDNTNLLNELKETYLKKGEPTDV